In Oreochromis aureus strain Israel breed Guangdong linkage group 6, ZZ_aureus, whole genome shotgun sequence, the genomic window GAACGTATGTAGATCAGAGAGAGATGGCTGTATAAGGTTATGGAGAGAAGCAGAATCTTGAAGTAATGTGGTATTGTACAGAAAGTCAAAGCTGTTATAGGATGGGAGTAATATGTTGGAGGATGTTCTGGTAACAACACAGCAGCTGCATGAACAAGATCAAGTCTGGAGACGTTTGTGCCATATACCAGAGAGGATAAAATTACAATAGGCAATCCGAGATGTAACCAGAGCACATGCAAGAAAAGCTGCATTACTACCTGTAAGGAATGGGTGTAGCCAGCTAATATTACATAATTGGATATATGCAGACTGACAAATATTGATTTGCGTTTCCAAACTTTAGGTGATATCGAATTTAAGCCCAACCTGACTTCTCACCTTCGTCTTTGTGTGCTCTATTAAGTCCCTGTGCTACTCTGTTTGATTGGCTGGTTAAGGTTAGACAGATATTTCAGGGTCAAAGCTAACCAGTAGCAGAGGAAAGTGGTGTCTTTGCTGAAGATGGTTTAATTAACCTCAGAGTGTTGAATCTCACAACGGGCAGCAGAGGCCAGAAGTGAGACACCTGTAAATTACATGAAACTGCAGTATGAAGAGAGTTTTCACcacattattattttgctaCTTTTGTCAGACCGTCTTTTGAAGCATTGCAGAGAATCTCTGAGTGCAGTGTGTTCTCATAAAGTTGAACAACTGATGTGTTATACTCTCAGACACCACCTGTATCTTATCTCATCTCTAACGGCGTGTTAAATGACTCTCCCATTTCAGAGAACTACAAAGGTGGGGGGGGGAGACACACAAACGCAAGGTTTATCAACCAGGAGACCTTCCCTGTggactttgtttgttttttaacttgtttataataaaaaaaaattttttaaatgttttgggggggggggggtttctcTTCAGGGTCAACACACCAAGAAAACAGGGAGGTCTGGGTAACATGAAAATCCCCCTGGTAGCAGACCTCAGCAAGTCAATCTCCAAAGAGTATGGTGTGCTGAAGGAAGATGAGGGCATCTCATACAGGTCAGTTAAATGCCcttttaatataaaattatttttaataaaaacccACTGGTTATTGTTAAAAAGCAGCTTGGTCTATTTATACTCTAAAGTATGTGTACAAAACTGCAACATCATCTTGTGAATTTCAGGGGTCTCTTTGTGATTGACGACAAGGGCGTCTTGAGGCAGATCACCATTAACGACTTGCCTGTGGGTCGTTCTGTGGACGAGACTCTGCGCCTGGTTCAAGCCTTCAAGCACACAGACAAATATGGAGAGGGTGAGTAGAACTGCCATACCTTCCCTCAGTTCATCCATGTTTACTCAGCACACACTGGTGCTCAGGTTTAGTGGTGTAACTTATTAATCATGCATTTGTCATAAAAATAACCCAAATACTTGTCATTTATTTCATCTATAACTTCAGATGCTCCAAACTGCACATCACACACTTAAAATGGAAATAGTTGATTGGTAAAATTAACTGTGCAGCTGTGGCTAGATTTGGCGGTTCACTTAGTCCTTCCTGTGTTTCCCAACCAGTCACGCATGTACTTTGTCCTTTAGATTATACCATGTTCGGTGTGTGTATAAATGTCAGCTTCAAGTAAACTTTGTCCCTACTGCCACTTCACGCAGTGTGTCCTGCTGGCTGGAAACCCGGGAGCGATACAATCGTCCCCGACGTCCAGAAGAGCAAAGCCTTCTTCTCCAAGCAGTAAATGTGAACGTCTCCTACCCAGCTGTTTTCCTCAACATAGCACTTGACCTCAGATGAGAGGGATGCCTATAAAGCAGTATCATCACGTCCAGACTAACCTGTTAAAACACACCCCAGCTTCTTGTAGGGGGGAGGAAATGTTCTTTTTCATGTCCAGTGTACAAACATTTGGGTAACCTCATTGTCTTGATCACTGAAAGTATAGTTTTGTTGTTCCTTTTTCAAAGAAAGCACTGAGATTTGTTTCCTGGCTGTTGATAATAATTTGCTACCATCTTTATTAAAACACAGAGGAAAGTTATGATCAAGTGTGTGTGGCTTATTttgagttgggtttttttgtttttgttttttaaatcaaaaatgTGAGTGCCTGTCCACTTACAACCACTAGGTGGCGGCAGAACTCTTCTAAAGCTACTCTTTGATCTTTTACTTGGTGACTGAGAACTTAAAGTTCTTGGAATAaaccttttatttatgttttttattgtgGTGTATCATTCTTGGCTCCTGTACCTGGCAGAAGATCTGAGTGCGTCACGAAGCTGCCAAGAGTTGGTTAATATTGGAGTTGCTGTGTTTGACTCAGCACAACAGCCTGTTATTGCCAAATGGTACTGAAGCTCATTGGGAAAGATTGCTGGATATGATTATATGATAATGACTATCCTAACCACAACCTGTCACTGTTTCACTAAAATTTTTGATATCTCACTGTTTAATACTTCcgatttcctgataacatttgtCTTATTTACTAATTCAGAGAACTACACTTCAGTACACAATCCTGCTTGTTTTACCAAATGTTCTCGGCTTACTGgaacattttctcagttttgcGCGAGCCGATTCTTGTAACTCAAACTAGCTCTCAGTAATCAGTCTAACATGTTTAtctggaactttttttttaaccatttttccTCACCTAGTGTTCTCACGGCTTGTTTTGGGAAATTGAAAGCAGAATGGGGAAACTCCCTTAACGCGAATAAACCACTCATTGACAAACCTTTtcaattacacacacactgtggtgTAAAGGGGAGCGCGCAGCCCTTCTGACGGGCAATGTGGGAGGGAGTTCCCGGAAACCTATCGTGATGTGACGTTTGACAGCAACATGAACCATATATGGACTGACGCTTGTGCGTCAGTAAGGAAAAATCCTACGCTGGGACGTCTCCAACGTCAACCAACTTCTGGTGTTGTAAACTTTACTGCTGATCAGAGACAGCGGTGTGGTTTAATGTTCACGAGAAATACAAt contains:
- the prdx2 gene encoding peroxiredoxin-2, which gives rise to MSAGNAKIGFPAPDFKATAVVDGQFKDIKLSDYKGKYVVFFFYPLDFTFVCPTEIVAFSDRVEEFRSIGCEVIGCSVDSHFSHLAWVNTPRKQGGLGNMKIPLVADLSKSISKEYGVLKEDEGISYRGLFVIDDKGVLRQITINDLPVGRSVDETLRLVQAFKHTDKYGEVCPAGWKPGSDTIVPDVQKSKAFFSKQ